In one window of Rhinopithecus roxellana isolate Shanxi Qingling chromosome 15, ASM756505v1, whole genome shotgun sequence DNA:
- the PCNX3 gene encoding pecanex-like protein 3 isoform X13, translating into MGSQVLQILRQGVWASLTGGWFFDPHQSTFSNCFHLYVWIFLLIFPFLLYMVLPPSLMVAGVYCLVVAVIFAAIKTVNYRLHAMFDQGEIVEKRSSTMGELEEEPAQGDSNPPRDPGVEMTVFRKVSSTPPVRCSSQHSVFGFNQVSELLPRMEDSGPLRDIKELVREQGSNNVIVTSADREMLKLSSQEKLIGDLPQTPPGAVPDPSLPSTDSSEPSPLAGDGAPWSGSSMADTPMSPLLKGSLSQELSKSFLTLTRPDRALVRTSSRREQRRGAGGYQPLDRRGSGEPTPQKAGSSDSCFSGTDRETLSSFKSEKTNSTHLDSPPGGPAPEGSDTDPPSEAELPASPDAGVPSDDTLRSFDTVIGAGTPPGLAEPLLVVRPKDLALLRPSKQQPPLRRHSPPGRAPRRPLLEGGAFFEDEDTSEGSELSPASSLRSQRRYSTDSSSSTSCYSPESSRGAAGGPRKRRAPHGAEEGTAVPPKRPYGTQRTPSTASAKTHARVLSMDGAGGDVLRPPLAGSKAELEAQVGVEQAAGEPAVLPAEARRGPAANQPGWRGELQEEGAVGGAAEETGRRDRSSSVRRTQAIRRRHNAGSNPTPPASVMGSPPSSLQEAQRGRAASHSRALTLPSALHFASSLLLTRAGANVHEACTFDDTSEGAVHYFYDESGVRRSYTFGLAGGGYENPVGQQGEQATNGVWDRHSHSSSFHSADVPEATGGLNLLQPRPVVLQGMQVRRVPLEIPEFDLLDQDSLHESQEQTLMEEAPPRAQHSYKYWLLPGRWTSVRYERLALLALLDRTRGVLENIFGVGLSSLVAFLGYLLLLKGFFTDIWVFQFCLVIASCQYSLLKSVQPDAASPMHGHNWVIAYSRPVYFCICCLLIWLLDALGSAQPFPPVSLYGLTLFSASFFFCARDVATVFTLCFPFVFLLGLLPQVNTCLMYLLEQIDMHGFGGTAATSPLTAVFSLSRSLLAAALLYGFCLGAIKTPWPEQHVPVLFSVFCGLLVALSYHLSRQSSDPTVLWSLIRSKLFPELEERSLETARAEPPDPLPDKMRQSVREVLHSDLVMCVVIVVLTFAISASTVFIALKSVLGFVLYALAGAVGFFTHYLLPQLRKQLPWFCLSQPVLKPLEYSQYEVRGAAQVMWFEKLYAGLQCVEKYLIYPAVVLNALTVDAHTVVSHPDKYCLYCRALLMTVAGLKLLRSAFCCPPQQYLTLAFTVLLFHFDYPRLSQGFLLDYFLMSLLCSKLWDLLYKLRFVLTYIAPWQITWGSAFHAFAQPFAVPHSAMLFVQALLSGLFSTPLNPLLGSAVFIMSYARPLKFWERDYNTKRVDHSNTRLVTQLDRNPGADDNNLNSIFYEHLARSLQHTLCGDLALGRWGNYGPGDCFVLASDYLNALVHLIEVGNGLVTFQLRGLEFRGTYCQQREVEAITEGVEEDEGCCCCEPGHLPRVLSFNAAFGQRWLAWEVTASKYVLEGYSISDNNAASMLQVFDLRKILITYYVKSIIYYVSRSPKLEAWLSHEGIAAALRPVRAPGYADSDPTFSLSVDEDYDLRLSGLSLPSFCAVHLEWIQYCASRRSQPVDQDWNSPLVTLCFGLCVLGRRALGTASHSMSARALPGHDLACSSALCERHGQRLASLSRWGN; encoded by the exons ATGGGGTCGCAGGTGTTGCAGATCCTGCGCCAGGGGGTGTGGGCCTCGCTCACCGGCGGTTGGTTCTTCGACCCGCACCAGAGCACCTTCTCCAACTGCTTTCACCTCTATGTTTGGATCTTCCTGCTCATCTTTCCCTTCTTGCTGTACATG GTCTTGCCTCCCAGCTTGATGGTGGCCGGCGTGTACTGCCTTGTGGTGGCTGTCATCTTTGCTGCTATCAAGACCGTCAACTATCGGCTGCATGCCATGTTTGACCAGGGCGAGATCGTGGAGAAGCGCAGCTCTACCATGGGGGAGCTGGAGGAAGAGCCTGCCCAGGGGGACAGCAATCCACCCAG GGACCCCGGAGTGGAGATGACAGTGTTCCGGAAAGTCAGTTCCACACCCCCAGTGCGCTGCAGCTCCCAGCACTCTGTGTTTGGCTTCAACCAGGTCTCG GAGCTGCTGCCCCGAATGGAGGACTCTGGGCCCCTCAGAG ACATCAAGGAGCTGGTGCGGGAGCAGGGCAGCAACAATGTGATCGTGACCTCTGCCGACCGGGAGATGCTGAAGCTCAGCTCGCAGGAGAAACTGA TTGGAGACCTTCCCCAGACGCCTCCAGGGGCTGTCCCAGACCCCTCTCTTCCCAGTACAGACTCTTCAGAGCCTTCTCCCCTGGCTGGAGATGGAGCGCCCTGGAGCGGGAGCAGCATGGCTGACACTCCCATGAGCCCCCTCCTGAAGGGGAGCCTCAGCCAGGAGCTGAGCAAGAGCTTCCTGACCCTGACCCGGCCTGACCGGGCCCTGGTGAGGACCAGCAGTCGACGGGAGCAACGCAGGGGGGCAGGTGGCTATCAGCCCCTTGACCGGCGGGGCTCAGGGGAGCCCACGCCCCAGAAAGCGGGCTCCTCAGACTCTTGCTTCAGCGGTACTGATAGGGAGACATTGAGCAGCTTCAAGAGTGAGAAGACCAACTCCACCCATCTGGACAGCCCCCCAGGGGGGCCAGCCCCTGAGGGCAGCGACACAGACCCACCCTCTGAGGCTGAGCTGCCCGCCTCGCCAGACGCAGGGGTCCCCTCAGATGACACGCTGCGTTCCTTTGACACGGTCATTGGAGCAGGGACACCACCGGGCCTGGCTGAGCCGCTCCTGGTTGTGCGGCCCAAGGACTTGGCCCTGCTACGGCCTAGCAAACAGCAGCCACCCCTGCGAAGACACTCTCCACCTGGCCGGGCCCCTCGACGGCCCCTgcttgaaggtggggccttcTTTGAGGATGAAGACACCAGCGAGGGCAGTGAACTGAGTCCAGCCTCCAGTCTCCGATCGCAGCGCCGCTACAGTACTGACAGCTCCTCTTCTACTTCCTGCTACTCCCCTGAGAGCTCCCGGGGTGCAGCAGGGGGACCCCGGAAGCGGAGGGCCCCCCATGGGGCTGAGGAGGGAACTGCTGTGCCCCCCAAGCGGCCATATGGGACCCAGCGGACACCTAGTACCGCCAGCGCTAAAACACATGCCCGAGTGCTGAGCATGGATGGGGCTGGGGGTGATGTTCTGAGGCCCCCACTGGCTGGCTCCAAGGCTGAGCTGGAGGCCCAGGTTGGGGTGGAGCAGGCTGCTGGTGAGCCTGCTGTGCTGCCTGCTGAGGCCCGAAGGGGACCTGCTGCCAACCAGCCCGGCTGGCGGGGGGAGCTGCAGGAGGAAGGTGCCGTGGGGGGAG CAGCTGAGGAGACTGGCAGGCGGGACCGCTCAAGCAGTGTGAGGCGGACCCAGGCCATTCGGAGACGCCACAATGCAGGCAGCAACCCCACCCCTCCAGCCTCTGTCATGGGCTCGCCTCCCAG CAGCCTGCAGGAGGCTCAGCGGGGCCGGGCTGCCTCTCACTCCCGGGCGCTGACTCTGCCCTCTGCGCTGCATTTCGCCTCTTCACTGTTGCTCACCCGGGCCGGTGCCAATGTGCATGAGGCCTGCACCTTTGATGACACCTCTGAGGGTGCTGTGCACTATTTCTACGATGAGAGCG GTGTGCGGCGCTCCTACACCTTTGGTCTGGCTGGAGGCGGCTACGAGAACCCTGTAGGGCAGCAAGGGGAGCAGGCAACTAATGGAGTCTG GGACCGACACTCACATTCCTCCAGCTTCCACTCAGCTGATGTCCCTGAGGCCACAGGTGGCCTGAACTTGCTGCAGCCGAGGCCTGTGGTTCTGCAGGGCATGCAGGTGCGCCGGGTGCCCCTGGAGATCCCGGAG TTTGACCTGCTGGACCAGGACTCCCTGCACGAATCCCAGGAGCAGACGCTGATGGAGGAAGCGCCACCCCGGGCCCAGCATAGCTATAAGTACTGGCTTCTCCCTGGCCGCTGGACCTCTGTGCGCTACGAGCGGCTTGCCTTGCTGGCTCTGCTGGACCG GACGCGAGGAGTGCTGGAGAACATCTTCGGCGTGGGCCTGAGCAGCCTTGTGGCCTTCCTGGGCTACCTGCTGCTGCTCAAGGGCTTCTTCACCGACATCTGGGTCTTCCAGTTCTGCCTGGTCATCGCCTCCTGCCAGTACTCCCTACTGAAG AGCGTCCAGCCTGATGCGGCGTCCCCCATGCAC GGCCACAACTGGGTGATCGCGTACAGCCGGCCTGTCTACTTCTGCATCTGCTGTCTGCTCATCTGGCTGCTGGACGCCCTGGGCTCAGCTCAGCCCTTCCCACCTGTCTCCCTCTATGGCCTCACGCTTTTCTCCGCCTCCTTCTTCTTCTGTGCCCGAGACGTGGCCACtg TGTTCACCCTGTGCTTCCCCTTCgtcttcctcctgggcctcctgccCCAGGTCAACACCTGCCTCATGTACCTGCTGGAGCAAATAGATATGCATGGCTTCGGGGGCACAG CCGCCACCAGCCCGCTCACGGCAGTCTTCAGCCTCTCCCGCAGCCTGCTGGCCGCTGCCCTGCTCTACGGCTTCTGCCTTGGGGCCATCAAG ACTCCGTGGCCAGAGCAGCACGTCCCTGTCCTCTTCTCAGTCTTCTGTGGCCTCCTGGTGGCGCTGTCCTACCACCTGAGCCGGCAGAGCAGCGACCCCACCGTGCTCTG GTCTCTGATCCGGAGCAAGCTCTTCCCTGAGCTGGAGGAGCGCAGCTTGGAGACAGCCCGGGCCGAGCCCCCGGACCCCTTGCCGGACAAGATGCGCCAGTCAGTG CGTGAGGTCTTGCACTCCGACCTGGTGATGTGTGTGGTTATCGTCGTGCTCACCTTCGCCATCAGTGCCAGCACCGTCTTTATTGCCCTGAAG TCGGTGCTGGGTTTCGTGTTGTACGCACTGGCTGGGGCCGTGGGCTTCTTCACACATTACTTGCTGCCACAACTCCGCAAACAGCTGCCCTGGTTCTGCCTGTCACAGCCTGTGCTGAAGCCGCTGGAGTACAGCCAGTATGAAGTGCGTG GTGCTGCCCAGGTGATGTGGTTTGAGAAGCTGTATGCTGGCCTGCAGTGCGTAGAGAAGTACCTCATCTACCCAGCCGTGGTGCTCAACGCCCTCACGGTGGATGCCCACACAGTCGTCAGCCACCCGGACAAGTACTGCCTCTA CTGCCGGGCGCTGCTGATGACCGTGGCTGGGCTGAAGCTGCTGCGCTCAGCCTTCTGCTGCCCTCCGCAGCAGTACCTGACGTTGGCCTTCACTGTCCTGCTCTTCCACTTCGACTACCCGCGCCTCTCCCAGGGCTTTCTGCTTGACTACTTCCTCATGTCCCTGCTTTGCAGCAAG CTGTGGGACCTGCTGTACAAGCTGCGTTTCGTGCTGACCTACATCGCGCcctggcagatcacctggggcTCGGCTTTCCACGCCTTTGCCCAGCCCTTTGCCGTGCCAC ACTCGGCCATGCTGTTCGTCCAGGCCCTGCTCTCGGGGCTCTTCTCCACACCTCTCAACCCGCTGCTGGGCAGCGCGGTCTTCATCATGTCCTATGCTCGGCCCCTCAAGTTCTGGGAGCGTGACTACAA CACTAAACGTGTGGATCATTCCAACACCCGCCTGGTCACACAGCTGGACCGGAACCCTG GCGCTGATGACAACAACCTCAACTCCATCTTCTATGAGCACCTGGCGCGTTCGCTGCAGCATACCCTGTGTGGGGACCTGGCGCTGGGCCGCTGGGGCAACTACGGCCCTGGCGACTGCTTCGTCCTGGCCTCCGACTACCTCAACGCTCTGGTGCACCTCATCGAGGTTGGCAATGGCCTCGTCACCTTCCAGCTGCGTGGCCTTGAGTTCCGGG GCACTTACTGCCAGCAGCGCGAGGTGGAGGCCATCACCGAGGGTGTGGAGGAGGACGAGGGCTGTTGCTGCTGCGAACCCGGCCACCTGCCACGGGTCCTGTCCTTCAATGCCGCCTTCGGGCAGCGCTGGCTGGCCTGGGAGGTGACAGCCAGCAAGTACGTGCTGGAGGGCTATAGCATCAGTGACAATAACGCTGCCTCCATGCTGCAGGTCTTCGACCTCCGCAAGATCCTCATCACCTACTACGTCAAG AGCATCATCTACTACGTGAGCCGCTCACCAAAGCTGGAGGCGTGGCTCAGCCACGAGGGCATCGCGGCAGCCCTGAGGCCTGTGCGGGCGCCCGGCTATGCTGACTCGGATCCCACCTTCTCTCTGAGTGTGGATGAGGACTATGACCTCCGCCTGTCTGGCCTCTCGCTGCCCTCCTTCTGCGCAGTGCACCTCGAGTGGATCCAGTACTGTGCCTCCCGGCGCAGCCAG CCCGTGGACCAGGATTGGAACTCCCCGCTGGTCACGCTGTGTTTTGGCCTGTGTGTGCTGGGCCGCCGGGCCCTGGGGACAGCCTCTCACAGCATGTCTGCAAG GGCGCTTCCGGGTCATGACCTTGCCTGCTCTTCAGCGCTCTGTGAGAGACATGGGCAGAGATTGGCCTCTTTGtcaagatggggaaactga
- the PCNX3 gene encoding pecanex-like protein 3 isoform X12: MGSQVLQILRQGVWASLTGGWFFDPHQSTFSNCFHLYVWIFLLIFPFLLYMVLPPSLMVAGVYCLVVAVIFAAIKTVNYRLHAMFDQGEIVEKRSSTMGELEEEPAQGDSNPPRDPGVEMTVFRKVSSTPPVRCSSQHSVFGFNQVSELLPRMEDSGPLRDIKELVREQGSNNVIVTSADREMLKLSSQEKLIGDLPQTPPGAVPDPSLPSTDSSEPSPLAGDGAPWSGSSMADTPMSPLLKGSLSQELSKSFLTLTRPDRALVRTSSRREQRRGAGGYQPLDRRGSGEPTPQKAGSSDSCFSGTDRETLSSFKSEKTNSTHLDSPPGGPAPEGSDTDPPSEAELPASPDAGVPSDDTLRSFDTVIGAGTPPGLAEPLLVVRPKDLALLRPSKQQPPLRRHSPPGRAPRRPLLEGGAFFEDEDTSEGSELSPASSLRSQRRYSTDSSSSTSCYSPESSRGAAGGPRKRRAPHGAEEGTAVPPKRPYGTQRTPSTASAKTHARVLSMDGAGGDVLRPPLAGSKAELEAQVGVEQAAGEPAVLPAEARRGPAANQPGWRGELQEEGAVGGGVRRSYTFGLAGGGYENPVGQQGEQATNGVCFHSADVPEATGGLNLLQPRPVVLQGMQVRRVPLEIPEFDLLDQDSLHESQEQTLMEEAPPRAQHSYKYWLLPGRWTSVRYERLALLALLDRTRGVLENIFGVGLSSLVAFLGYLLLLKGFFTDIWVFQFCLVIASCQYSLLKSVQPDAASPMHGHNWVIAYSRPVYFCICCLLIWLLDALGSAQPFPPVSLYGLTLFSASFFFCARDVATVFTLCFPFVFLLGLLPQVNTCLMYLLEQIDMHGFGGTAATSPLTAVFSLSRSLLAAALLYGFCLGAIKTPWPEQHVPVLFSVFCGLLVALSYHLSRQSSDPTVLWSLIRSKLFPELEERSLETARAEPPDPLPDKMRQSVREVLHSDLVMCVVIVVLTFAISASTVFIALKSVLGFVLYALAGAVGFFTHYLLPQLRKQLPWFCLSQPVLKPLEYSQYEVRGAAQVMWFEKLYAGLQCVEKYLIYPAVVLNALTVDAHTVVSHPDKYCLYCRALLMTVAGLKLLRSAFCCPPQQYLTLAFTVLLFHFDYPRLSQGFLLDYFLMSLLCSKLWDLLYKLRFVLTYIAPWQITWGSAFHAFAQPFAVPHSAMLFVQALLSGLFSTPLNPLLGSAVFIMSYARPLKFWERDYNTKRVDHSNTRLVTQLDRNPGADDNNLNSIFYEHLARSLQHTLCGDLALGRWGNYGPGDCFVLASDYLNALVHLIEVGNGLVTFQLRGLEFRGTYCQQREVEAITEGVEEDEGCCCCEPGHLPRVLSFNAAFGQRWLAWEVTASKYVLEGYSISDNNAASMLQVFDLRKILITYYVKSIIYYVSRSPKLEAWLSHEGIAAALRPVRAPGYADSDPTFSLSVDEDYDLRLSGLSLPSFCAVHLEWIQYCASRRSQPVDQDWNSPLVTLCFGLCVLGRRALGTASHSMSASLEPFLYGLHALFKGDFRITSPRDEWVFADMDLLHRVVAPGVRMALKLHQDHFTSPDEYEEPAALYDAIAANEERLVISHEGDPAWRSAILSNTPSLLALRHVLDDASDEYKIIMLNRRHLSFRVIKVNRECVRGLWAGQQQELVFLRNRNPERGSIQNAKQALRNMINSSCDQPLGYPIYVSPLTTSLAGSHPQLRALWGGPISLGAIARWLLRSWERLHKGCGAGCNSGGNVDDSDCSGGGGLTSLSNNPPMAHPTPENTAGNGDQPLPPGPGWGPRPSLSGSGDGRPPPLLQWPPPRLPGPPPASPTPTEGPRTSRPPGPGLLSSEGPSGKWSLGGRKGLGGSDGEPASGSPKGGTPKSQAPLDLSLSLSLSPDVSTEASPPRAAQDIPCLDSSAPESGTPMGVPGDWPAPVEERESPAAQPLLEHQY, encoded by the exons ATGGGGTCGCAGGTGTTGCAGATCCTGCGCCAGGGGGTGTGGGCCTCGCTCACCGGCGGTTGGTTCTTCGACCCGCACCAGAGCACCTTCTCCAACTGCTTTCACCTCTATGTTTGGATCTTCCTGCTCATCTTTCCCTTCTTGCTGTACATG GTCTTGCCTCCCAGCTTGATGGTGGCCGGCGTGTACTGCCTTGTGGTGGCTGTCATCTTTGCTGCTATCAAGACCGTCAACTATCGGCTGCATGCCATGTTTGACCAGGGCGAGATCGTGGAGAAGCGCAGCTCTACCATGGGGGAGCTGGAGGAAGAGCCTGCCCAGGGGGACAGCAATCCACCCAG GGACCCCGGAGTGGAGATGACAGTGTTCCGGAAAGTCAGTTCCACACCCCCAGTGCGCTGCAGCTCCCAGCACTCTGTGTTTGGCTTCAACCAGGTCTCG GAGCTGCTGCCCCGAATGGAGGACTCTGGGCCCCTCAGAG ACATCAAGGAGCTGGTGCGGGAGCAGGGCAGCAACAATGTGATCGTGACCTCTGCCGACCGGGAGATGCTGAAGCTCAGCTCGCAGGAGAAACTGA TTGGAGACCTTCCCCAGACGCCTCCAGGGGCTGTCCCAGACCCCTCTCTTCCCAGTACAGACTCTTCAGAGCCTTCTCCCCTGGCTGGAGATGGAGCGCCCTGGAGCGGGAGCAGCATGGCTGACACTCCCATGAGCCCCCTCCTGAAGGGGAGCCTCAGCCAGGAGCTGAGCAAGAGCTTCCTGACCCTGACCCGGCCTGACCGGGCCCTGGTGAGGACCAGCAGTCGACGGGAGCAACGCAGGGGGGCAGGTGGCTATCAGCCCCTTGACCGGCGGGGCTCAGGGGAGCCCACGCCCCAGAAAGCGGGCTCCTCAGACTCTTGCTTCAGCGGTACTGATAGGGAGACATTGAGCAGCTTCAAGAGTGAGAAGACCAACTCCACCCATCTGGACAGCCCCCCAGGGGGGCCAGCCCCTGAGGGCAGCGACACAGACCCACCCTCTGAGGCTGAGCTGCCCGCCTCGCCAGACGCAGGGGTCCCCTCAGATGACACGCTGCGTTCCTTTGACACGGTCATTGGAGCAGGGACACCACCGGGCCTGGCTGAGCCGCTCCTGGTTGTGCGGCCCAAGGACTTGGCCCTGCTACGGCCTAGCAAACAGCAGCCACCCCTGCGAAGACACTCTCCACCTGGCCGGGCCCCTCGACGGCCCCTgcttgaaggtggggccttcTTTGAGGATGAAGACACCAGCGAGGGCAGTGAACTGAGTCCAGCCTCCAGTCTCCGATCGCAGCGCCGCTACAGTACTGACAGCTCCTCTTCTACTTCCTGCTACTCCCCTGAGAGCTCCCGGGGTGCAGCAGGGGGACCCCGGAAGCGGAGGGCCCCCCATGGGGCTGAGGAGGGAACTGCTGTGCCCCCCAAGCGGCCATATGGGACCCAGCGGACACCTAGTACCGCCAGCGCTAAAACACATGCCCGAGTGCTGAGCATGGATGGGGCTGGGGGTGATGTTCTGAGGCCCCCACTGGCTGGCTCCAAGGCTGAGCTGGAGGCCCAGGTTGGGGTGGAGCAGGCTGCTGGTGAGCCTGCTGTGCTGCCTGCTGAGGCCCGAAGGGGACCTGCTGCCAACCAGCCCGGCTGGCGGGGGGAGCTGCAGGAGGAAGGTGCCGTGGGGGGAG GTGTGCGGCGCTCCTACACCTTTGGTCTGGCTGGAGGCGGCTACGAGAACCCTGTAGGGCAGCAAGGGGAGCAGGCAACTAATGGAGTCTG CTTCCACTCAGCTGATGTCCCTGAGGCCACAGGTGGCCTGAACTTGCTGCAGCCGAGGCCTGTGGTTCTGCAGGGCATGCAGGTGCGCCGGGTGCCCCTGGAGATCCCGGAG TTTGACCTGCTGGACCAGGACTCCCTGCACGAATCCCAGGAGCAGACGCTGATGGAGGAAGCGCCACCCCGGGCCCAGCATAGCTATAAGTACTGGCTTCTCCCTGGCCGCTGGACCTCTGTGCGCTACGAGCGGCTTGCCTTGCTGGCTCTGCTGGACCG GACGCGAGGAGTGCTGGAGAACATCTTCGGCGTGGGCCTGAGCAGCCTTGTGGCCTTCCTGGGCTACCTGCTGCTGCTCAAGGGCTTCTTCACCGACATCTGGGTCTTCCAGTTCTGCCTGGTCATCGCCTCCTGCCAGTACTCCCTACTGAAG AGCGTCCAGCCTGATGCGGCGTCCCCCATGCAC GGCCACAACTGGGTGATCGCGTACAGCCGGCCTGTCTACTTCTGCATCTGCTGTCTGCTCATCTGGCTGCTGGACGCCCTGGGCTCAGCTCAGCCCTTCCCACCTGTCTCCCTCTATGGCCTCACGCTTTTCTCCGCCTCCTTCTTCTTCTGTGCCCGAGACGTGGCCACtg TGTTCACCCTGTGCTTCCCCTTCgtcttcctcctgggcctcctgccCCAGGTCAACACCTGCCTCATGTACCTGCTGGAGCAAATAGATATGCATGGCTTCGGGGGCACAG CCGCCACCAGCCCGCTCACGGCAGTCTTCAGCCTCTCCCGCAGCCTGCTGGCCGCTGCCCTGCTCTACGGCTTCTGCCTTGGGGCCATCAAG ACTCCGTGGCCAGAGCAGCACGTCCCTGTCCTCTTCTCAGTCTTCTGTGGCCTCCTGGTGGCGCTGTCCTACCACCTGAGCCGGCAGAGCAGCGACCCCACCGTGCTCTG GTCTCTGATCCGGAGCAAGCTCTTCCCTGAGCTGGAGGAGCGCAGCTTGGAGACAGCCCGGGCCGAGCCCCCGGACCCCTTGCCGGACAAGATGCGCCAGTCAGTG CGTGAGGTCTTGCACTCCGACCTGGTGATGTGTGTGGTTATCGTCGTGCTCACCTTCGCCATCAGTGCCAGCACCGTCTTTATTGCCCTGAAG TCGGTGCTGGGTTTCGTGTTGTACGCACTGGCTGGGGCCGTGGGCTTCTTCACACATTACTTGCTGCCACAACTCCGCAAACAGCTGCCCTGGTTCTGCCTGTCACAGCCTGTGCTGAAGCCGCTGGAGTACAGCCAGTATGAAGTGCGTG GTGCTGCCCAGGTGATGTGGTTTGAGAAGCTGTATGCTGGCCTGCAGTGCGTAGAGAAGTACCTCATCTACCCAGCCGTGGTGCTCAACGCCCTCACGGTGGATGCCCACACAGTCGTCAGCCACCCGGACAAGTACTGCCTCTA CTGCCGGGCGCTGCTGATGACCGTGGCTGGGCTGAAGCTGCTGCGCTCAGCCTTCTGCTGCCCTCCGCAGCAGTACCTGACGTTGGCCTTCACTGTCCTGCTCTTCCACTTCGACTACCCGCGCCTCTCCCAGGGCTTTCTGCTTGACTACTTCCTCATGTCCCTGCTTTGCAGCAAG CTGTGGGACCTGCTGTACAAGCTGCGTTTCGTGCTGACCTACATCGCGCcctggcagatcacctggggcTCGGCTTTCCACGCCTTTGCCCAGCCCTTTGCCGTGCCAC ACTCGGCCATGCTGTTCGTCCAGGCCCTGCTCTCGGGGCTCTTCTCCACACCTCTCAACCCGCTGCTGGGCAGCGCGGTCTTCATCATGTCCTATGCTCGGCCCCTCAAGTTCTGGGAGCGTGACTACAA CACTAAACGTGTGGATCATTCCAACACCCGCCTGGTCACACAGCTGGACCGGAACCCTG GCGCTGATGACAACAACCTCAACTCCATCTTCTATGAGCACCTGGCGCGTTCGCTGCAGCATACCCTGTGTGGGGACCTGGCGCTGGGCCGCTGGGGCAACTACGGCCCTGGCGACTGCTTCGTCCTGGCCTCCGACTACCTCAACGCTCTGGTGCACCTCATCGAGGTTGGCAATGGCCTCGTCACCTTCCAGCTGCGTGGCCTTGAGTTCCGGG GCACTTACTGCCAGCAGCGCGAGGTGGAGGCCATCACCGAGGGTGTGGAGGAGGACGAGGGCTGTTGCTGCTGCGAACCCGGCCACCTGCCACGGGTCCTGTCCTTCAATGCCGCCTTCGGGCAGCGCTGGCTGGCCTGGGAGGTGACAGCCAGCAAGTACGTGCTGGAGGGCTATAGCATCAGTGACAATAACGCTGCCTCCATGCTGCAGGTCTTCGACCTCCGCAAGATCCTCATCACCTACTACGTCAAG AGCATCATCTACTACGTGAGCCGCTCACCAAAGCTGGAGGCGTGGCTCAGCCACGAGGGCATCGCGGCAGCCCTGAGGCCTGTGCGGGCGCCCGGCTATGCTGACTCGGATCCCACCTTCTCTCTGAGTGTGGATGAGGACTATGACCTCCGCCTGTCTGGCCTCTCGCTGCCCTCCTTCTGCGCAGTGCACCTCGAGTGGATCCAGTACTGTGCCTCCCGGCGCAGCCAG CCCGTGGACCAGGATTGGAACTCCCCGCTGGTCACGCTGTGTTTTGGCCTGTGTGTGCTGGGCCGCCGGGCCCTGGGGACAGCCTCTCACAGCATGTCTGCAAG CCTGGAGCCCTTCCTCTACGGCCTGCACGCCCTGTTCAAGGGGGATTTTCGCATCACCTCCCCACGCGACGAGTGGGTCTTTGCCGACATGGACCTGCTTCACCGCGTTGTGGCGCCTGGGGTTCGCATGGCCCTCAAGCTTCAccag GACCACTTCACGTCCCCAGATGAATATGAGGAGCCAGCAGCCCTCTACGATGCCATTGCGGCCAACGAGGAGCGGCTGGTCATCTCACATGAGGGTGACCCGGCATGGCGCAGCGCCATCCTCAGCAACACGCCCTCCCTGCTGGCGCTGCGCCACGTCCTGGATGACGCCTCTGATGAGTACAAGATCATCATGCTCAACCGGCGCCACCTCAGCTTCCGAGTCATCAAG GTGAACCGGGAGTGCGTGCGTGGCCTGTGGGCCGGCCAGCAGCAGGAGCTGGTGTTCCTGCGCAACCGCAATCCTGAGCGCGGCAGCATCCAGAATGCCAAGCAGGCGCTTCGCAACATGATCAACTCCTCCTGTGACCAGCCGCTGGGCTACCCCATCTACGTGTCGCCTCTCACCACCTCGCTGGCTGGCAGCCACCCCCAGCTACGGGCGCTGTGGGGTGGCCCCATCAGCCTGGGTGCCATTGCCCGCTGGCTCCTGCGCAGCTGGGAGAG gcttCACAAGGGCTGTGGTGCCGGCTGCAATAGTGGCGGGAACGTGGATGATTCAGACTGTAGCGGGGGCGGTGGCCTGACCTCCCTCAGCAATAACCCCCCCATGGCACACCCCACGCCTGAGAACACGGCAG GCAATGGTGACCaacccctcccaccaggccctggctGGGGGCCGCGGCCCTCCCTGAGTGGCTCTGGTGATGGGCGGCCCCCACCTCTGCTGCAGTGGCCTCCCCCTCGGCTCCCTGGACCACCCCCTGCATCGCCTACCCCCACAGAGGGTCCCCGGACCTCACGGCCCCCTGGCCCTGGTCTCCTCAGTTCTGAGGGCCCCAGTGGGAAGTGGAGCCTGGGGGGCCGGAAGGGGCTGGGAGGATCTGATGGGGAGCCAGCCTCAGGTAGCCCCAAAGGAGGTACCCCCAAATCTCAG gcgCCTCTagacctcagcctcagcctcagcctcagcccggATGTCAGCACTGAGGCCTCACCCCCCAGAGCTGCCCAGGACATTCCTTGCTTGGACAGCAGTGCCCCTGAGAGTGGCACACCTATGGGTGTGCCGGGCGACTGGCCTGCCCCTGTCGAGGAGCGTGAGAGCCCGGCTGCCCAGCCCCTGCTGGAACACCAGTACTGA